One stretch of Cohnella algarum DNA includes these proteins:
- a CDS encoding peptidylprolyl isomerase, which translates to MLRHRSSLAGRIAALTLAAVLFAGLLAACGKNEDDAKVVAEYEGGQIANGEFEAYKTFLKIFYYASFPTIVDEPTYQEEILKQLIGIRILSDRATDDVKKQSETDAKEQFDQIKSELDANEDVKKTMEDGSLTEDKLLQFMTEQVTMLNQGVADVSDETAQTYYDENKDSYNYASVRHILIGLTDKNNNTRTDEEALKLANEVKGKLEAGGDWTELAAEYSDDGGSASNGGLYEKYDPNQWVEEFKNAALTLEINEISDPVKTSYGYHVMKVEDRGTKTFDEVKAEIKQTLASEEVSKFMTDELPGLITSTDLPEPPASESPSASPSASASSTPGASAPATESPAASPDASASPSASAAE; encoded by the coding sequence ATGTTGCGCCATAGAAGCAGCCTGGCCGGCCGGATTGCGGCTTTAACGCTGGCTGCGGTGCTGTTTGCGGGCCTGTTGGCCGCATGCGGCAAAAACGAGGACGACGCCAAAGTCGTCGCCGAATACGAGGGCGGTCAAATTGCGAACGGAGAGTTCGAAGCTTACAAAACCTTTTTGAAAATTTTCTATTACGCTTCCTTCCCCACGATCGTGGACGAGCCGACGTACCAGGAAGAAATTTTGAAGCAGCTTATCGGCATCCGCATTTTGAGCGACCGCGCGACCGACGACGTCAAGAAACAGTCGGAAACGGACGCCAAGGAGCAGTTCGACCAGATCAAGTCCGAGCTGGACGCCAACGAAGACGTGAAGAAGACGATGGAGGACGGCAGCCTGACCGAGGACAAGCTCCTTCAGTTCATGACCGAACAGGTGACGATGCTCAACCAGGGCGTGGCCGACGTCTCGGACGAAACGGCGCAAACGTATTACGACGAAAACAAAGACAGCTATAATTACGCCAGCGTGCGTCATATTTTAATCGGGCTTACCGACAAGAACAATAACACCCGCACCGACGAGGAAGCGCTGAAGCTCGCCAACGAAGTCAAAGGCAAGCTGGAAGCGGGCGGCGACTGGACCGAGCTGGCCGCCGAATATTCCGATGACGGCGGTTCTGCGTCCAACGGCGGCCTTTACGAAAAGTACGATCCGAACCAATGGGTCGAAGAGTTCAAAAACGCCGCGCTGACGCTCGAGATCAACGAGATCAGCGATCCGGTCAAGACGTCGTACGGCTACCATGTCATGAAAGTCGAGGACCGCGGCACGAAGACGTTCGACGAAGTGAAGGCGGAAATCAAGCAGACGCTCGCCTCCGAAGAGGTCAGCAAGTTCATGACGGACGAGCTCCCGGGCTTGATTACGAGCACGGATTTGCCGGAGCCCCCGGCATCGGAGTCTCCTTCGGCTTCTCCGTCCGCCTCGGCATCTTCGACTCCGGGCGCATCGGCGCCCGCGACGGAATCCCCTGCGGCTTCCCCGGACGCAAGCGCGTCTCCGTCGGCCTCCGCGGCCGAATAA
- a CDS encoding TIGR03943 family putative permease subunit: MHARPDRAQIAHHLVRAVILAGIAFYIVRLNSLDTLTLYVAPRMTIYIKLAAFGVYALAAGQLFQAVRLLNGARPACDCGHDHEMPRSLLKSVLLYACFAVPLAVGFLTPDTTMGSAMAAKKGMNLSSSADMKEQLQPFSQGSLPEAEPTSAASAPPDSANAPGAGEENGTGNAPGTGNAPGDRSPVSSESPAPEDHSGGDAGVSASSDPLDALFPYDNFSAAYAKYGKQIYGDPVITVTEKSYMEILTTVDLYLNNFIGKEMAINGFVYRDETMADHQFVIGRFAVQCCTADALPYGVMVEAEDASRFGNDSWLRVTGTIGTTEYNGMTIMKLDLTNAEEIEPIKEPYIYADLEFGLD; this comes from the coding sequence ATGCATGCACGCCCCGACCGGGCGCAAATCGCCCACCATCTCGTGCGGGCCGTTATTTTGGCCGGCATCGCCTTTTACATCGTCAGGCTGAATAGCCTGGATACGCTGACGCTCTACGTCGCGCCGCGGATGACGATCTACATCAAACTGGCCGCTTTCGGCGTTTACGCTTTGGCGGCCGGCCAGTTGTTTCAGGCGGTCCGGCTCCTGAACGGCGCGCGGCCCGCTTGCGATTGCGGACACGACCATGAGATGCCGCGCTCTCTTCTAAAGAGCGTGCTGCTGTACGCCTGCTTTGCCGTTCCCCTGGCCGTCGGCTTCCTGACGCCCGATACGACGATGGGCAGCGCGATGGCCGCCAAAAAGGGCATGAACCTGAGCTCGTCCGCCGACATGAAGGAGCAGCTCCAGCCTTTCTCGCAGGGGAGCTTGCCCGAAGCGGAGCCGACCTCTGCGGCCTCCGCCCCGCCGGATTCGGCGAACGCGCCCGGCGCCGGGGAGGAGAACGGCACGGGGAATGCGCCGGGAACGGGGAACGCGCCGGGGGACCGTTCGCCCGTTTCTTCGGAAAGCCCGGCCCCGGAAGACCATTCCGGCGGCGACGCCGGCGTTTCGGCCTCTTCCGATCCGCTGGATGCGCTGTTCCCTTACGACAACTTCAGCGCGGCTTACGCGAAGTACGGCAAACAAATATACGGAGATCCCGTCATCACCGTCACCGAAAAAAGCTACATGGAAATTTTGACGACGGTCGACTTGTATTTGAACAATTTCATCGGCAAGGAAATGGCGATCAACGGCTTCGTCTACCGGGATGAAACGATGGCCGATCATCAGTTCGTCATCGGGCGCTTTGCGGTCCAATGCTGCACCGCGGACGCGCTGCCCTACGGCGTCATGGTGGAAGCCGAAGACGCGTCCCGGTTCGGAAACGACAGCTGGCTGCGGGTGACCGGCACGATCGGGACGACGGAATACAACGGCATGACGATCATGAAGCTCGATTTGACGAATGCGGAGGAAATCGAGCCGATCAAGGAGCCGTATATTTACGCGGATCTGGAATTCGGGCTGGATTGA
- a CDS encoding permease: MPAFFKWGVNLLTLGCLYMLYLIFFGGETSFGLRLPQIETGQLESLKTVFISIFLEALPFILLGVVTSSFLQTFVSEETVRKLLPKNHWLGIGIASLLGIVLPLCECGMIPVVRRLIQKGMPVYLGITYILAAPIINPVTYISTFMAFRTQPEVALYRTLLAFIAVAAIGLILHRSVKEQPLRSAPAAPAARGREHRHDGNNRLAHAFSHASDEFFEMGKYLLLGAFLTAAIQTFVSRDTLLSLSWDGGGHLFMMAFAYLISLCSTSDAFIAASFTGTFPTGALLSFLVFGPMLDLKNTIMMLAVFRKKFVVRLSFLIFATVLVVTVLADWVGLV, from the coding sequence GTGCCTGCCTTTTTTAAATGGGGAGTCAATTTGCTCACGCTGGGCTGCCTGTATATGCTCTATCTCATTTTTTTCGGCGGGGAAACCTCCTTCGGGCTTAGGCTGCCGCAAATCGAAACCGGCCAATTGGAAAGCCTGAAAACCGTCTTCATCAGCATCTTCTTGGAGGCTTTGCCGTTTATTTTGCTGGGCGTCGTCACTTCTTCCTTTTTGCAAACGTTCGTTTCGGAGGAAACGGTGCGCAAGCTTCTGCCGAAAAACCATTGGCTCGGCATCGGCATCGCCTCCCTGCTCGGCATCGTGCTGCCCTTATGCGAATGCGGCATGATTCCGGTCGTCCGCCGCCTCATTCAAAAAGGGATGCCCGTTTATCTCGGCATTACCTATATTCTGGCAGCGCCGATCATCAATCCGGTGACCTATATTTCAACCTTCATGGCCTTTCGGACTCAACCGGAGGTCGCTCTGTACCGGACGCTTCTCGCCTTTATCGCCGTCGCGGCGATCGGCCTGATTTTGCACCGCTCCGTCAAGGAGCAGCCGCTGCGCTCGGCGCCGGCCGCTCCCGCCGCACGCGGCCGCGAACACCGGCACGACGGCAATAACCGGCTCGCCCACGCGTTTTCCCACGCGTCGGACGAATTTTTCGAAATGGGAAAATACTTGCTGCTCGGCGCTTTTCTTACCGCCGCGATCCAAACGTTCGTCAGCCGCGACACCCTCCTTTCCCTCAGCTGGGACGGAGGCGGCCATTTGTTCATGATGGCCTTCGCCTACTTGATATCGCTCTGTTCCACATCGGACGCTTTCATTGCGGCGTCCTTTACGGGAACGTTCCCGACGGGAGCGCTGTTGTCCTTCCTCGTGTTCGGCCCGATGCTCGACTTGAAAAACACGATCATGATGCTCGCCGTATTCCGCAAGAAATTCGTCGTTCGCCTGTCGTTTCTGATTTTTGCGACCGTGCTCGTCGTGACCGTCCTGGCCGATTGGGTCGGACTCGTCTGA
- the urtA gene encoding urea ABC transporter substrate-binding protein, with protein sequence MKRRKWLNGLATLAAACLVLAACGGNSGNNGASPSASESSPSASAPSSSGSASPSAIGGDTVKVGILHSLSGTMAISEVSVRDSELLAIEEINAKGGVLGKQIEPIVEDGASDWPTFAEKARKLISEDKVATVFGGWTSASRKAMLPVFEELNGLLWYPVQYEGMESSPNIFYTGATTNQQIVPAVDYLLENGKKKFYLLGSDYVFPQTANKIIKEQLKAKGGELVGEEYTQLGHTDYSTIIAKIQAAQPDVVFNTLNGDSNVAFFKQLKDAGITSADLTTLSVSIAEEEARGIGPEYLEGHLVAWNYYQTTDTPENKTFVESYKAKYGADRVTADPIEAGYVAVYLWAAAVEKAGSFEVDKVKEAAAGIEFAAPEGKVTIDGENQHIYKTVRIGELQADGQIKELWNSGEPVKPDPYLKTYDWAAGLSSGS encoded by the coding sequence ATGAAAAGGAGAAAATGGTTGAACGGTCTGGCAACGCTTGCGGCGGCCTGCCTCGTTTTGGCGGCTTGCGGCGGGAACAGCGGCAATAACGGAGCGTCGCCGTCGGCGTCCGAATCTTCGCCGTCGGCGTCGGCTCCGTCATCGTCGGGATCGGCGTCGCCGTCGGCAATCGGCGGAGACACCGTCAAAGTCGGAATCCTGCATTCGCTGAGCGGCACGATGGCGATCAGCGAAGTGTCGGTACGGGACTCCGAGCTGCTGGCGATCGAAGAAATCAACGCGAAGGGCGGGGTGCTCGGCAAACAGATCGAACCGATCGTCGAGGACGGCGCATCCGATTGGCCGACCTTTGCGGAAAAGGCCCGAAAGCTGATTTCGGAAGACAAGGTGGCGACCGTTTTCGGCGGCTGGACGTCGGCAAGCCGGAAAGCGATGCTGCCGGTTTTCGAGGAATTGAACGGACTGCTCTGGTACCCGGTGCAATACGAAGGCATGGAATCGTCCCCCAACATTTTCTATACGGGCGCGACGACCAACCAGCAAATCGTCCCCGCGGTCGATTACCTGCTGGAGAACGGCAAAAAGAAATTTTACCTGCTCGGCTCCGACTACGTTTTCCCCCAAACGGCCAACAAAATCATCAAAGAACAGCTGAAAGCCAAGGGCGGAGAGCTGGTCGGCGAAGAATACACCCAGCTCGGCCATACCGATTACTCCACGATTATCGCCAAAATCCAGGCCGCCCAGCCGGACGTCGTCTTCAACACCCTTAACGGGGACAGCAACGTCGCCTTCTTCAAGCAGCTGAAGGATGCGGGCATCACGTCCGCGGATCTGACGACGCTGTCGGTCAGCATCGCCGAAGAAGAAGCGCGGGGCATCGGACCGGAATATCTCGAAGGGCATCTGGTCGCCTGGAACTACTATCAAACGACCGACACGCCGGAGAACAAAACATTCGTCGAAAGCTACAAAGCCAAGTACGGAGCCGACCGCGTGACGGCGGACCCGATCGAAGCCGGTTACGTTGCCGTATACTTGTGGGCCGCGGCCGTCGAGAAGGCGGGTTCGTTCGAAGTCGACAAAGTGAAGGAAGCCGCCGCCGGCATCGAATTCGCCGCTCCGGAAGGCAAGGTTACGATCGACGGCGAGAATCAGCATATTTACAAGACGGTCCGGATCGGCGAGCTGCAAGCCGACGGGCAGATCAAGGAGCTCTGGAATTCCGGGGAGCCGGTCAAGCCGGATCCTTACCTGAAAACGTACGATTGGGCCGCCGGCCTGAGCTCGGGTTCGTAA
- the urtB gene encoding urea ABC transporter permease subunit UrtB encodes MALWWTQLFNGLSVSSILLLIALGLAITFGLMRVINMAHGEFIMIGAYSAYMVQQWFQASLPESMFDTYFPLAILFSFAVAFAIGYLLETSLIRFLYGRPLDSLLATWGVGLVLQQAARSIFGAPNVGVTSPSWLDGGLKIMTGVVLPYKRLFIIALVALVLLAMYVYIYRSAPGRRMRAVMQNREMAACLGISTRRVDSVTFAIGSGIAGIAGCALTLIGPIGPTIGTNYIVDAFMVVVLGGVGKLVGTVAGALGIGTLNTLFEWWTNASLGKVLVFLCIVAFLQWKPMGLVAVRSRSLD; translated from the coding sequence ATGGCGTTATGGTGGACGCAATTGTTCAACGGCCTTAGCGTAAGTTCCATCCTCCTGCTGATCGCGCTCGGCCTGGCCATCACGTTCGGGCTGATGCGGGTCATCAATATGGCGCACGGAGAGTTTATTATGATCGGCGCCTACTCCGCTTACATGGTGCAGCAATGGTTTCAAGCTTCGCTGCCCGAGAGCATGTTCGACACTTATTTTCCGCTGGCCATTCTGTTCAGCTTTGCCGTCGCGTTCGCGATCGGCTACTTGCTGGAAACGTCGCTGATCCGGTTTTTGTACGGGAGACCGCTGGACAGCTTGCTGGCGACATGGGGCGTCGGCCTCGTGCTGCAGCAGGCGGCGCGTTCGATCTTCGGCGCTCCGAACGTCGGCGTGACGAGCCCGTCCTGGCTCGACGGGGGCTTGAAGATCATGACGGGCGTCGTCCTTCCTTATAAAAGGCTGTTCATTATCGCGCTTGTCGCGCTCGTGCTGCTTGCGATGTATGTTTATATTTATCGCAGCGCGCCCGGAAGGCGGATGCGCGCCGTCATGCAAAACCGCGAGATGGCGGCTTGCCTCGGCATTTCCACCCGGCGCGTCGATTCCGTCACGTTCGCCATCGGTTCGGGCATCGCCGGCATCGCCGGCTGCGCGCTCACGCTGATCGGCCCGATCGGCCCGACGATCGGCACGAATTACATCGTCGACGCGTTCATGGTCGTCGTGCTCGGCGGCGTCGGAAAGCTCGTGGGAACGGTCGCCGGAGCGCTCGGGATCGGCACGCTGAACACGCTGTTCGAATGGTGGACGAATGCGTCGCTCGGCAAGGTGCTCGTCTTCCTGTGCATCGTCGCCTTCCTTCAATGGAAGCCGATGGGACTCGTTGCGGTCCGCAGCCGGTCGCTGGATTAA
- the urtC gene encoding urea ABC transporter permease subunit UrtC, translated as MFASVPLTRQKLWLLAGYAAAIAILLAAPLFLNDFRLNILAKCLAFAIAALGLDLLWGYTGVLSLGHGVFFGLGGYAMAMHLKLTASGDRLPDFMDWTGMTALPWFWEPFKSFAFAALMGILIPAALALFLGFFTFRNRIRGVYFTILTQALVIITVTLFVGQQKYTGGTNGLTGYTTLFGQPLSSGAMKTGMYIATVVALVLSFLLCRYLVKSRFGKVLRAIRDGENRVRFLGFDPSLYQMAAFAVSAALAGLAGMFFVLHVGIISPSAMAIVPSIEMVLWVAVGGRGTLVGAVVGAIALNQAKSGLSESFPDVWTIFLGALFVVVTVFLPGGLIGLIRKLGERFDKRRNERHEPVLDSVVPESKRTV; from the coding sequence ATGTTCGCTTCGGTACCTTTGACCCGCCAAAAGCTGTGGCTGCTGGCCGGTTATGCGGCGGCCATTGCGATTTTGCTGGCGGCTCCGCTTTTTTTGAACGACTTCAGACTTAACATTTTGGCGAAATGCCTGGCGTTCGCGATTGCGGCGCTCGGACTCGATTTGCTGTGGGGCTATACCGGCGTGCTCAGTCTCGGGCACGGAGTGTTTTTCGGCCTCGGCGGCTATGCGATGGCGATGCATTTAAAGCTTACGGCGAGCGGGGACCGGCTGCCGGATTTTATGGATTGGACCGGGATGACCGCGCTGCCCTGGTTCTGGGAGCCGTTCAAGAGCTTCGCCTTCGCCGCCTTGATGGGCATTCTCATACCGGCGGCCCTTGCGCTTTTCCTCGGCTTCTTTACGTTTCGGAACCGGATTCGCGGCGTTTATTTTACGATTTTGACGCAGGCGCTCGTCATCATTACGGTGACCCTGTTCGTCGGACAGCAGAAATATACCGGCGGCACGAACGGATTGACCGGCTATACGACGCTGTTCGGACAGCCGCTTTCCTCCGGCGCTATGAAGACGGGCATGTATATCGCGACGGTCGTCGCGCTCGTTCTCTCATTCCTGCTTTGCCGCTACCTGGTCAAAAGCCGGTTCGGCAAAGTGCTGCGCGCGATTCGGGACGGCGAAAACCGCGTCCGGTTTCTCGGCTTCGACCCGTCGCTGTACCAGATGGCCGCCTTCGCCGTTTCCGCCGCCCTCGCGGGGCTGGCGGGCATGTTTTTCGTGCTTCATGTCGGCATCATTTCCCCTTCGGCCATGGCGATCGTTCCCTCGATCGAAATGGTGCTGTGGGTAGCGGTCGGCGGCCGCGGGACGCTGGTCGGCGCCGTCGTCGGAGCGATCGCGCTCAATCAGGCCAAAAGCGGCTTGAGCGAATCGTTCCCCGACGTATGGACGATTTTCCTCGGCGCGTTGTTTGTCGTCGTGACGGTGTTCCTGCCCGGCGGGCTGATCGGCCTGATCCGGAAGCTGGGAGAGCGATTCGATAAAAGGAGGAATGAACGGCATGAGCCTGTCCTCGATTCTGTCGTGCCAGAAAGTAAGCGTACAGTTTGA
- the urtD gene encoding urea ABC transporter ATP-binding protein UrtD — protein MSLSSILSCQKVSVQFDGFKAVQGMDLTLVPGELRFLIGPNGAGKTTMLDVICGKVKPSGGKVTFHAKAGSVDIAKRREHEIAELGIGRKFQTPSIFAGLTVDENLEIAMSQNRGIFATLRAKMTKTDRARIDAQLELIGLADKRNQRAGGLSHGEKQWLEIGMMLMQEPEILLLDEPVAGMTDKETDKTGELLQQIVRERTVVVVEHDMEFVRNFASSVTVMHEGKLLKEGSMDEVQRDDRVMEVYLGKRRDADVVGSTA, from the coding sequence ATGAGCCTGTCCTCGATTCTGTCGTGCCAGAAAGTAAGCGTACAGTTTGACGGCTTCAAAGCGGTTCAAGGAATGGATCTGACCCTTGTGCCCGGGGAGCTGAGGTTTCTGATCGGTCCGAACGGCGCGGGCAAGACGACGATGCTCGACGTCATCTGCGGCAAGGTGAAGCCTAGCGGGGGCAAGGTTACGTTCCATGCGAAAGCGGGCAGCGTGGATATCGCGAAGCGCCGGGAGCATGAAATCGCCGAGCTGGGCATCGGGCGAAAATTTCAAACGCCGTCGATTTTTGCCGGCTTGACCGTCGACGAGAACCTCGAAATCGCGATGTCGCAAAACCGGGGCATTTTCGCGACGCTCCGGGCGAAGATGACCAAAACGGACCGGGCGCGGATCGACGCCCAGCTCGAGCTGATCGGCCTCGCCGACAAACGGAACCAGCGGGCCGGCGGGCTGTCGCACGGAGAGAAGCAGTGGCTGGAGATCGGCATGATGCTGATGCAAGAGCCGGAAATTTTGCTGCTGGACGAACCGGTCGCGGGGATGACCGACAAAGAGACGGACAAAACCGGCGAGCTGCTGCAGCAAATCGTGCGCGAGCGGACCGTCGTCGTCGTTGAGCACGACATGGAATTTGTCCGCAATTTCGCGAGCTCCGTCACGGTCATGCACGAAGGAAAGCTGCTGAAGGAAGGCTCGATGGACGAAGTGCAGCGGGACGACCGGGTCATGGAAGTGTACCTTGGCAAAAGGCGGGATGCCGATGTTGTCGGTTCAACGGCTTGA
- the urtE gene encoding urea ABC transporter ATP-binding subunit UrtE → MLSVQRLESGYGESVILREVSLAVEPGQVVCLMGRNGVGKTTLIKSIMGVIKSRKGSISFHGDDLTRKTPGERARKGIGYVPQGREIFPQLSIYENLRIGLEASRDKARRRAKEIPEEALSKFPVLKTMYNRRGGDLSGGQQQQLAFARALASEPELLLLDEPTEGIQPSIVEDIRDVIRDIRNDGKTAILLVEQSLEFVRSVGDRFYIMEKGSIVWEGGRDQLDDPAVMRYLTV, encoded by the coding sequence ATGTTGTCGGTTCAACGGCTTGAATCCGGGTACGGCGAGAGCGTCATTTTGCGGGAAGTGTCGCTGGCGGTGGAGCCCGGGCAGGTCGTCTGCCTGATGGGGCGCAACGGCGTCGGCAAGACGACCCTGATCAAGAGCATCATGGGCGTCATCAAAAGCCGCAAAGGCTCGATCTCGTTCCACGGAGACGACCTGACGCGAAAAACGCCGGGCGAGCGGGCGCGCAAAGGGATCGGCTACGTGCCGCAAGGCCGGGAAATTTTCCCGCAGCTGTCCATTTACGAAAATTTGCGGATCGGGCTGGAGGCGAGCCGGGACAAGGCGCGGCGGCGGGCGAAGGAAATTCCCGAGGAGGCGCTTTCGAAGTTTCCCGTTCTGAAGACGATGTACAACCGCAGAGGCGGGGATTTGAGCGGCGGGCAGCAGCAGCAGCTGGCGTTCGCCCGGGCACTGGCTTCGGAGCCGGAGCTTCTGCTGCTGGACGAACCGACGGAAGGCATTCAGCCGTCGATCGTCGAGGATATCCGCGATGTCATTCGCGATATACGCAACGACGGCAAGACGGCGATTTTGCTCGTCGAACAGAGTCTGGAATTCGTCCGCAGCGTCGGCGATCGTTTCTATATTATGGAAAAGGGCTCGATCGTCTGGGAAGGCGGCCGCGACCAGCTGGACGATCCGGCGGTGATGCGGTATTTGACGGTTTGA
- a CDS encoding helix-turn-helix domain-containing protein gives MDKIGEMEFPKGVIGRRIRKIRKEQGLTVDELSKKAGLSQSMVSQIETGQTNPSLDTLWKISHGLNVPVFSFFQDIASSDVHLTKRQDQKTVNMLHPNVLYRALSPSLDNGFEMFEMRIRPGEAKPSPQLARQGREIGYLLEGELHVLIEDRTFRLEAGDSIVFESSQKHEFYNPGDGDAVGIWVMLPRGRASVG, from the coding sequence ATGGACAAAATCGGGGAAATGGAATTTCCGAAAGGCGTGATCGGCAGACGAATCCGCAAAATCCGCAAGGAGCAAGGGCTGACCGTCGACGAACTGAGCAAAAAAGCGGGGCTCAGCCAGAGCATGGTTTCGCAAATCGAAACCGGCCAGACGAATCCTTCGCTGGATACCTTGTGGAAAATCAGTCATGGTTTGAACGTTCCGGTATTTTCTTTTTTTCAGGATATAGCCTCTTCCGACGTGCATTTAACGAAAAGGCAAGACCAGAAAACGGTGAACATGCTTCATCCGAATGTACTTTACCGGGCTTTGAGCCCGTCGCTCGACAACGGCTTCGAAATGTTCGAAATGCGGATCCGGCCGGGAGAAGCGAAGCCCTCTCCCCAACTGGCCCGCCAAGGCCGGGAAATCGGATACCTGCTCGAGGGCGAGCTTCACGTGCTGATCGAGGACCGAACCTTTCGGCTGGAGGCCGGAGACAGCATCGTTTTTGAAAGTTCGCAAAAACACGAGTTTTACAATCCCGGCGACGGCGACGCTGTCGGCATCTGGGTGATGCTGCCGCGCGGGCGCGCGTCGGTCGGGTGA
- a CDS encoding agmatinase family protein: MNGQNFGIIGFPWDGGASLGRPGARYAPQAIRENAKWLQNRIQDGKIYNVEKRQLIDFNGAEMIDLGDIDIVAYSTEKTFENAERKIGEAFDQGIFPFILGGDHSISYPGFKALAERTKGKVGIIQFDTHLDLVDDSPVQGKFSQSSQMRRALELPNVNPEHIVQIGVRSYNYPWYGQYLQETGIVQITAAEVHRMTAQDVIDKTLEALRDVEAIYLTFDIDVLDSAFAPGSGANEPGGLTPPQCFGILDGLYRHIHAMDIAEVNPLFDHQGITSGMAARILFDCATARV; this comes from the coding sequence ATGAACGGTCAAAATTTCGGCATCATCGGGTTTCCTTGGGACGGCGGCGCATCGCTCGGCCGTCCCGGCGCGCGTTATGCGCCCCAGGCGATTCGCGAAAACGCGAAGTGGCTGCAAAACCGGATTCAGGACGGCAAAATCTACAACGTGGAAAAACGGCAGCTGATCGATTTCAACGGCGCGGAAATGATCGATTTGGGCGACATCGACATCGTCGCCTACAGCACGGAGAAAACGTTCGAAAACGCCGAACGCAAAATCGGCGAGGCGTTCGACCAAGGCATTTTCCCGTTTATTCTCGGCGGCGACCACTCCATCTCGTATCCGGGCTTCAAGGCGCTGGCGGAGCGGACGAAAGGCAAGGTCGGCATCATCCAGTTCGACACCCACCTCGACCTCGTCGACGATTCCCCTGTGCAAGGGAAGTTTTCGCAAAGCAGCCAAATGCGCCGGGCGCTGGAATTGCCGAACGTGAACCCCGAGCATATTGTGCAAATCGGCGTGCGAAGCTACAATTATCCTTGGTACGGCCAATATTTGCAGGAGACCGGGATCGTCCAGATCACGGCGGCGGAAGTGCACCGCATGACCGCGCAGGACGTGATCGACAAGACGCTGGAGGCGCTGCGCGACGTCGAAGCGATCTATTTGACGTTCGATATCGACGTGCTGGACTCGGCCTTCGCTCCGGGTTCGGGCGCCAACGAGCCGGGCGGGCTGACGCCGCCGCAATGTTTCGGCATTCTGGACGGACTGTACCGCCACATTCACGCGATGGATATAGCGGAAGTGAATCCTTTATTCGATCACCAGGGGATTACGAGCGGCATGGCCGCGCGCATTCTGTTCGACTGCGCGACGGCGAGAGTATAA
- a CDS encoding ABC transporter permease: MRNSLKIAGYVWIALLLAFIAAPMVIILPVSFGASDMFQFPPTEWSMERYSALFEDGRIWSSLTLSLIVGVCSTALSVAVGVLSAVGIVRGRLPFKSALESLFLGPLIVPLVTTGIGFLIIFVQAGLAGSPVALVLAHSVIIAPYVIRIAIASIRHLDPVLEEAAIVHGAKEGYAFATVVLPQLTPALISGALLSFLVSLDEYTVTNFLVQADTITLPIRIFQLVSLDINPVVTALAGLTIIVSTLLIVILEKKFRIHRYLEG, from the coding sequence ATGCGGAATAGCCTGAAAATCGCCGGATATGTCTGGATCGCGCTGCTCCTCGCGTTCATCGCGGCGCCGATGGTCATCATCCTCCCCGTTTCGTTCGGGGCGTCGGACATGTTTCAGTTCCCGCCGACGGAATGGTCGATGGAACGGTATTCGGCGCTGTTCGAAGACGGGCGGATCTGGTCCTCCCTGACGCTCAGCCTGATCGTCGGCGTTTGCTCGACGGCGCTTTCCGTCGCGGTCGGGGTGCTGTCCGCCGTCGGCATCGTCAGGGGCAGGCTGCCGTTCAAGTCGGCGCTGGAATCGTTATTTCTCGGACCGCTCATCGTGCCGCTGGTCACGACGGGGATCGGTTTTCTGATCATCTTCGTGCAGGCGGGCCTCGCCGGCTCTCCGGTTGCGCTCGTGCTCGCCCATTCGGTCATCATAGCGCCGTACGTCATTCGCATCGCCATCGCGAGCATTCGGCATCTGGACCCGGTGCTGGAGGAAGCCGCCATCGTGCACGGCGCGAAAGAAGGCTACGCCTTCGCGACGGTCGTCCTGCCGCAGCTGACCCCGGCGCTGATTTCCGGAGCGCTGCTGTCGTTTCTCGTCTCGCTCGACGAATATACGGTCACGAACTTTCTCGTGCAGGCGGATACGATCACGCTGCCGATCCGCATTTTCCAGCTCGTGTCCCTCGACATCAATCCCGTCGTGACGGCGCTGGCGGGGCTGACGATTATCGTCTCGACGCTGCTGATCGTGATTTTGGAGAAAAAGTTTAGGATACACCGTTATTTGGAAGGTTGA